The following proteins come from a genomic window of Asterias amurensis chromosome 15, ASM3211899v1:
- the LOC139947923 gene encoding uncharacterized protein: MHKPIAIVGIGCRMPGGVRSTDDFWQVIRDGKDTITDVPPERWSNEHFYHPDKSRQGRIVSKRGGFIDDVDGFDNTFFRISPKEASSMDPQQRHLLEVVHEAFEDAGILTAEIGEDTGVYVGIGLSDYRFQSTERSLIDAYTLTGSSHSVAANRISYVFDLKGPSCAVDTACASSITAMHLACCGLTQDECKVAVVAGCNNILMPEMSIGFSALGVMSSDGRCCPFSSSAKGYVRSEGCGALILKTLSSALKDGDHVYAVIRSTAIAANGSFRSLTMPSGEAQENVIRKAYSRCDISMTDVQYVEAHGTGTPVGDPIEAEAIGKAFAPSRQSALKIGSVKGNFGHNEYAAGVTASIKVALMLHRRELCANINYIDPNPAIDMKKWKLEVQTKPEPLTTDRKAVFGLNSFGFGGAVAHAIFEESPRIVTSISLNDLNASWKFSSDDQGENIIIPLSAHTTKALVSVVDDWKMFKCDKDAQVVVSWLASRRVHHDCRLAVIASSGKEFTEKLIKFSEEDCDDEMLVTGTARSKQPKVCMVFPGQGQQWKDMGRKLYATEDVFKSTINSCDVIFQKLSGWSLLHRTLLFVDLDMYANDDEPNVDINDTLISQPAILFFQIALYHLWCHWGVTPAVVVGHSLGEVAAAYACGGLSLEEAVQVIYHRSNEQTKLKGNGSMVAVRLSLLAAKELCSSQDNLHVAAVNSPTAITIAGSTGSIENISDFTSNGVSVVKRLRVESAYHTPNMDTIREPFKAAMAGVIKSESRHQDIKLYSTVTGQLYTGKFDTEYWWDNIRNPVDFQTAVEEIMQAEQPDVFLECGASVTLLSSIKQIAKKMEKESSVVTIPSGIRKQDARVSVLRALGVLYTVGLDVNWRNITKDCAEWVSMPTYPWQHQPFWVESNTRRNQRLGRDDRTFHSQGGRISVDVFPFLADHVLEGNIVFPGAGYIEYVIETSIPLTKNPCIKLITFKKMLLLSIGVTGNTSNTNQLQLVCDKDGPKINITAENMVYSSALLDESMVNSTCKPISLDAILSRCRNKICSDVFYEDLSTVGLQYGPTFQVVEEAFLGDGEIVGFLRPTPSNKQRLQITHLDGCFQLLLTATRSHLSLFAPVAIECIRMHVASLPLGEYLVAHATITDYERQMLKGDIVLATRDGKVLVDLKGCQCAAIGIKGTECHPDQWLYTTKYQGINSGLPSTQVVAEIFSEEKLLKSTLEDVDVVMRAGSAFPVLKTILSSYVLDALNTVPQHERDLSRQRYLGRLEKIAQDESIPTIPPEDIIATALNLKAGNPDLKTEIRLVEKFGKSLPETLRGQSSAKLSEYGFLDYISESKIMQLFCKAGSEAIVNAIWEASKRQHVVRVLEIGSRNGVFTKDVAGHLQDLGQQGRLEYTCLESDLSVSSHPRLNLEMFPFLKFKQFDIEKDPEAFGLVHDSTDFIICVDVLQKVVDLERKISKLRNLLCQDGWLLIVGITSMHCVTEVMLGTQVGDTSQDTCWLSHSDLVIMMRNQGFQDVRAVSIPKEFWCSIIVGRKTQSVEQKHKILQTLSPISKPKWILISENGITGLKENLLNNLDAMTYTPFKFHEVIPDNDTPKTADKKVVYVWDKSDVNANMLVRFLQDVLSTEVGVYTRVFIILRGSGVEVAAAGGVISTVTNKSRTPIVSIHLEDTTEESTDALLGLMTTSSETPDRELLITSGKVCAPRVLRLGVQEIRAEPSDYWQLVSSRDPTKKPSLNDLVFTRTPEVVPHDNDVVVSVRAASINFKDIMLALGMLDGLQDDDEGVHLGLECSGVVVKTGARVTTLHVDDEVIGFGQHCFASHTTAHAELLVSKPKELSWTDCAGISVTFSTAYYSLVERANLQSGETVLIHSACGGVGLAAIQVARMIGCKIICSAGTEEKRRFLVEEMRVEMVTDSRSGKFYDDVMAWTEKRGVDVVLNSLHGELLVKGIELLAPGGRFCEIGKRDILENSHLQMNLWLENKSLLSCQIDRLMKLQPQKARDLLQKVVSLFEKGILRPTITTVCSIENYQVAFPTVAKGNQIGKIVFEIPSGFKPSAVEPSPVLFNESATYIITGGHGGLGLVLARWLCDKGARHIALVSRSGCESASAKRTVSHLRKNNTKVYNFAIDISEDVKVKKMFDDLRSEFQAPACYGIFHLAGVIADESLQSLNPDLMERFMGAKARGAHHLHTRSLQEPIDVFFMMSSSAALWSNSAQPGYVAANRYLDALAEERRAMGLPALSLQMGSVTGAGYLERNSATLRALEMKGQFHLNIDEILRCLTHLMQRKWLPPVICLTNMDWDLNLKFCYPNSLKFRHLTIGDRAMSRQTTKMTTSSEDKERQIRRKMGEILSMNPQDINLKKPMVNYGVDSLMAIEMVSWASNELGLAITQMEVFSGITAEAVLERAATR; this comes from the exons ATGCACAAGCCCATTGCAATCGTGGGAATTG GTTGTCGCATGCCAGGTGGTGTCAGATCAACTGATGATTTCTGGCAGGTCATTCGAGATGGCAAAGACACAATCACCGATGTCCCTCCGGAAAGATGGTCCAATGAACACTTCTACCACCCGGATAAATCAAGACAAGGTAGGATCGTATCTAAGAGGGGAGGATTTATTGACGATGTGGATGGGTTTGATAATACTTTCTTTAGGATATCACCCAAGGAGGCTTCATCTATGGACCCCCAACAGCGCCACCTCTTGGAGGTGGTACACGAAGCTTTTGAAGATGCTGGGATTCTTACAGCTGAGATTGGTGAAGACACTGGGGTCTATGTAGGTATCGGGTTGTCAGATTACCGCTTTCAGTCAACGGAGAGGTCTCTGATTGATGCATATACCCTGACAGGCAGTTCACATAGTGTGGCAGCAAATAGGATATCCTACGTCTTTGATTTGAAGGGACCGAGTTGTGCTGTTGATACGGCTTGTGCATCATCCATCACAGCTATGCATCTTGCTTGTTGTGGGCTCACACAAGACGAGTGTAAAGTCGCTGTGGTTGCTGGATGCAACAACATCCTCATGCCAGAGATGAGCATTGGATTCAGCGCATTAGGTGTGATGTCATCGGATGGGAGATGCTGCCCTTTCTCAAGCTCTGCTAAGGGGTACGTAAGAAGCGAAGGGTGTGGTGCCCTCATCCTCAAGACTCTCTCAAGTGCGCTCAAAGATGGCGATCATGTCTACGCTGTTATCAGAAGTACTGCTATCGCAGCTAATGGTTCATTCAGAAGTCTTACAATGCCTTCAGGTGAAGCTCAAGAAAACGTCATCAGAAAGGCATATTCTCGCTGTGACATATCCATGACGGATGTACAATATGTTGAGGCTCATGGTACTGGCACACCTGTTGGGGATCCGATCGAAGCTGAAGCAATTGGGAAAGCCTTTGCTCCTTCTCGCCAGTCAGCACTCAAAATAGGTTCGGTTAAGGGGAACTTTGGTCACAACGAGTACGCAGCTGGGGTTACTGCGAGTATCAAAGTGGCTTTGATGTTACATAGAAGAGAACTTTGTGCGAATATCAACTACATCGATCCAAATCCAGCGATTGATATGAagaaatggaaacttgaagtcCAAACAAAACCCGAACCCCTAACCACCGATAGAAAGGCCGTCTTTGGTTTGAATAGCTTCGGTTTTGGAGGCGCAGTTGCTCACGCCATTTTTGAAGAATCCCCAAGAATAGTTACTTCTATCTCATTGAATGACTTAAACGCAAGCTGGAAGTTTAGCTCAGATGACCAGGGAGAAAATATCATAATCCCGCTTTCAGCTCACACAACGAAGGCTCTTGTTTCCGTCGTGGATGACTGGAAGATGTTTAAGTGCGACAAAGATGCACAGGTTGTTGTTTCTTGGCTTGCCTCTCGTCGTGTACATCATGACTGTAGACTTGCTGTCATTGCTAGCTCTGGGAAAGAGTTCACAGAAAAGCTGATTAAGTTTTCAGAAGAAGACTGTGACGATGAAATGCTTGTGACAGGAACTGCTCGTTCAAAACAACCGAAAGTGTGTATGGTGTTTCCAGGTCAGGGTCAGCAGTGGAAAGACATGGGTCGCAAGTTGTACGCTACAGAAGACGTTTTCAAAAGCACCATTAATtcatgtgacgtcatatttCAGAAGCTCAGTGGTTGGTCACTTCTCCATAGGACGTTGCTCTTTGTCGATCTTGATATGTACGCAAACGATGACGAACCGAATGTAGACATCAACGACACGCTGATATCCCAacccgccattttgtttttccagattGCGTTATATCACTTATGGTGTCACTGGGGCGTTACTCCTGCAGTCGTTGTTGGTCATAGCCTTGGGGAGGTTGCTGCTGCGTACGCATGTGGCGGTCTCTCACTTGAAGAAGCTGTTCAAGTTATTTACCACCGAAGCAACGAGCAGACCAAGTTAAAAGGAAACGGGAGTATGGTCGCCGTCAGATTGTCGTTGTTAGCCGCAAAGGAACTTTGCTCAAGCCAGGACAATCTCCACGTTGCTGCTGTTAATTCACCAACGGCAATAACCATCGCTGGGTCGACTGGAAGCATTGAGAATATATCAGACTTTACCAGTAATGGAGTAAGTGTTGTAAAGCGGCTGCGAGTGGAGAGTGCGTACCATACACCAAACATGGACACTATCAGGGAGCCCTTTAAAGCCGCTATGGCAGGAGTTATCAAGAGTGAATCTCGTCACCAGGATATCAAGTTGTACTCTACCGTCACTGGACAACTGTACACGGGTAAATTTGACACCGAGTACTGGTGGGACAACATTAGAAACCCAGTTGACTTCCAGACAGCTGTAGAGGAAATTATGCAGGCTGAGCAACCGGATGTTTTTCTTGAGTGTGGGGCATCTGTAACTCTGCTTTCTTCCATAAAGCAGATAGCAAAGAAGATGGAAAAAGAATCTTCCGTCGTCACAATACCGAGTGGAATCAGAAAACAAGATGCCCGAGTCTCGGTCCTTCGTGCTCTTGGTGTTCTCTACACGGTCGGCCTCGATGTCAACTGGCGAAATATTACCAAGGATTGCGCCGAGTGGGTTTCCATGCCGACTTACCCTTGGCAACACCAACCATTTTGGGTCGAATCTAACACAAGACGGAACCAGAGGCTAGGACGAGACGATCGCACTTTTCATAGCCAGGGAGGCAGAATTTCAGTTGATGTTTTCCCCTTCCTTGCAGATCATGTTCTTGAAGGAAATATTGTGTTTCCAGGAGCTGGTTACATTGAGTACGTAATCGAGACAAGCATACCGTTGACGAAAAACCCATGTATCAAACTCATCACCTTTAAGAAGATGCTTCTTTTGTCGATAGGCGTGACGGGAAATACTTCAAACACAAACCAGCTCCAACTTGTTTGTGATAAAGACGGTCCAAAGATCAACATCACTGCTGAGAACATGGTGTACAGCTCGGCATTGCTGGACGAGTCGATGGTCAACTCCACATGCAAACCGATCTCGCTTGACGCCATTTTGTCCAGATGCAGGAACAAAATCTGCTCCGATGTCTTTTATGAAGATCTATCGACTGTTGGTCTTCAGTACGGACCAACCTTCCAAGTGGTTGAGGAGGCTTTTCTAGGAGACGGTGAGATTGTTGGTTTCCTTCGCCCCACACCATCTAACAAACAGCGTCTTCAAATCACCCATCTTGATGGCTGCTTCCAGCTGCTCCTCACTGCCACCAGATCCCATTTGAGTCTGTTCGCCCCCGTTGCTATTGAGTGTATTCGTATGCATGTAGCATCTCTACCTTTAGGAGAATATCTTGTAGCTCATGCAACAATCACAGACTACGAGAGGCAGATGCTGAAAGGAGATATTGTTCTCGCCACGAGGGACGGTAAGGTGTTGGTAGATCTAAAAGGATGCCAGTGTGCAGCCATAGGCATAAAGGGGACAGAATGCCACCCGGATCAGTGGCTGTATACGACAAAATACCAAGGTATCAACTCAGGTCTTCCAAGTACACAGGTTGTTGCAGAAATCTTCAGCGAGGAAAAGTTACTGAAATCTACCCTTGAAGATGTAGATGTAGTTATGAGAGCCGGCTCTGCCTTTCCAGTTCTTAAGACAATCTTGTCTTCTTACGTCTTGGATGCACTTAACACCGTCCCTCAGCACGAACGAGATCTATCAAGACAACGATATCTGGGCCGTCTGGAAAAGATTGCTCAAGATGAGAGCATTCCTACAATACCTCCTGAAGATATCATCGCCACGGCTCTAAATCTTAAGGCAGGAAACCCTGATCTTAAAACAGAAATAAGATTGGTTGAAAAATTTGGAAAAAGCCTTCCAGAAACGCTTCGAGGACAGTCATCTGCAAAATTGAGTGAATATGGATTTTTAGACTACATCTCAGAATCTAAAATTATGCAGTTGTTCTGCAAGGCTGGCTCAGAGGCTATAGTAAACGCCATTTGGGAAGCCTCCAAACGTCAGCATGTAGTACGTGTGCTGGAAATAGGAAGTAGAAATGGTGTATTTACAAAGGATGTTGCTGGACATCTTCAAGATCTGGGACAGCAGGGTCGGCTGGAATACACATGTTTGGAGAGCGACTTGTCTGTTTCTTCACATCCTCGTCTGAATCTTGAGATGTTTCCTTTTCTCAAGTTCAAACAGTTTGACATTGAAAAAGATCCTGAAGCATTTGGACTTGTGCATGATTCTACTGATTTCATCATCTGTGTAGATGTCCTCCAAAAGGTTGTTGACTTGGAGAGAAAGATAAGCAAACTCAGAAACCTCTTATGCCAAGATGGTTGGCTTCTTATTGTTGGGATAACGAGCATGCACTGTGTCACAGAGGTGATGCTGGGAACTCAAGTTGGAGATACGAGTCAAGACACCTGCTGGCTTTCACACAGTGATTTGGTAATCATGATGAGAAATCAGGGGTTCCAAGACGTCAGAGCAGTCTCAATTCCAAAGGAGTTTTGGTGCAGCATCATTGTTGGTCGCAAAACACAAAGtgttgaacaaaaacataaaattctCCAAACCCTATCTCCAATCTCAAAACCCAAATGGATTTTGATCTCAGAGAATGGAATAACTGGTCTTAAAGAAAACCTTCTCAATAATCTTGACGCAATGACATACACTCCTTTCAAGTTCCATGAAGTGATACCCGACAACGATACACCCAAGACGGCAGATAAGAAAGTCGTGTACGTGTGGGACAAGAGTGATGTAAATGCAAACATGCTGGTTCGATTCCTTCAAGATGTCCTATCTACAGAAGTTGGGGTTTATACAAGAGTTTTCATCATTTTAAGAGGGAGTGGAGTCGAAGTTGCGGCAGCAGGAGGAGTTATCAGCACAGTTACCAACAAGAGCAGGACACCAATCGTCTCAATCCACTTGGAAGACACTACAGAAGAATCCACAGATGCACTCTTGGGATTAATGACAACATCTTCTGAGACTCCAGACAGAGAACTCTTGATTACATCTGGAAAAGTTTGCGCACCGAGAGTGTTGAGACTTGGTGTTCAAGAAATTCGAGCCGAACCCTCTGATTATTGGCAGCTAGTTTCAAGCCGTGATCCGACCAAAAAGCCATCTCTTAATGACCTCGTTTTCACCCGTACTCCTGAAGTGGTACCTCATGACAATGATGTGGTAGTGAGTGTTCGAGCAGCATCCATCAACTTTAAAGACATTATGCTTGCTCTTGGTATGCTGGATGGACTACAAGATGACGATGAGGGGGTACACTTAGGCTTAGAGTGTAGCGGTGTCGTCGTTAAAACAGGTGCACGGGTGACGACGTTGCATGTGGATGATGAAGTGATTGGTTTCGGACAACATTGCTTCGCGTCTCACACTACAGCTCACGCAGAGTTACTTGTTTCAAAGCCCAAAGAACTCAGCTGGACCGATTGCGCTGGAATTAGTGTTACATTCTCCACTGCGTATTACAGCCTCGTCGAGAGGGCGAACCTACAAAGTGGCGAAACTGTTTTGATTCATTCAGCTTGTGGTGGGGTTGGATTGGCAGCGATCCAAGTTGCTAGAATGATCGGCTGTAAAATAATCTGCAGCGCTGGGACTGAGGAGAAGCGACGATTTCTTGTAGAGGAAATGAGAGTAGAGATGGTTACAGATTCCCGCTCGGGAAAATTTTACGATGATGTCATGGCCTGGACTGAGAAGAGAGGAGTAGATGTTGTGCTTAACTCGTTGCACGGTGAGCTGTTGGTGAAAGGTATTGAACTTCTTGCACCAGGAGGAAGATTCTGTGAGATTGGAAAGCGAGACATTCTTGAAAATTCTCATCTTCAAATGAATCTTTGGCTGGAAAACAAGTCCCTCCTGTCTTGCCAGATTGATCGATTAATGAAGCTACAACCCCAAAAGGCTCGTGATTTACTACAAAAAGTTGTCTCCTTATTTGAAAAGGGTATTCTACGACCAACAATCACCACAGTCTGCTCCATTGAAAACTACCAGGTAGCGTTTCCAACAGTAGCAAAAGGAAATCAAATTGGAAAAATTGTCTTTGAGATTCCTAGTGGCTTCAAGCCATCAGCAGTTGAACCGTCCCCTGTCCTCTTCAATGAAAGTGCTACCTATATTATCACAGGAGGACATGGTGGTTTAGGACTTGTGCTGGCCCGATggttgtgtgataagggtgctCGACATATAGCCCTCGTGTCCCGCAGTGGTTGCGAGTCGGCGTCGGCTAAGCGCACTGTATCCCATCTGAGGAAGAACAACACCAAGGTGTATAACTTTGCCATTGATATATCAGAAGATGTCAAAGTGAAGAAGATGTTCGATGATCTGAGAAGTGAGTTCCAGGCTCCAGCTTGTTACGGAATATTTCATCTAGCTGGTGTGATCGCTGACGAATCCTTACAAAGCCTCAACCCTGACTTGATGGAGCGATTCATGGGAGCAAAGGCGAGAGGGGCACATCATCTGCACACTCGATCTCTTCAAGAACCTATCGATGTCTTCTTCATGATGTCTTCGTCAGCGGCACTATGGAGCAACTCTGCCCAGCCGGGGTATGTTGCGGCTAACAGGTACCTGGATGCCCTTGCTGAAGAACGAAGAGCTATGGGTCTCCCTGCATTGAGTCTACAAATGGGATCTGTGACAGGTGCCGGTTATTTGGAGAGGAACTCTGCAACGTTGAGGGCGCTAGAGATGAAAGGACAATTTCACCTCAACATTGATGAGATTTTACGATGCTTGACACATCTTATGCAGAGGAAGTGGCTACCACCTGTGATCTGCCtcacaaacatg GACTGGGACTTGAATCTTAAATTCTGCTACCCCAACTCCTTGAAGTTTCGACACCTGACCATCGGCGACAGAGCCATGAGTCGACAAACAACCAAGATGACCACCTCATCAGAGGATAAAGAGCGCCAGATAAGAAGGAAGATGGGAGAAATTCTCAGTATGAACCCTCAAGATATCAACCTCAAGAAGCCAATGGTTAACTACGGAGTCGATTCATTGATGGCTATTGAGATGGTTTCTTGGGCCTCGAACGAACTTGGGTTGGCTATTACGCAAATGGAGGTTTTCAGTGGGATAACGGCAGAGGCCGTTTTAGAAAGAGCGGCCACCAGATAA
- the LOC139947925 gene encoding stomatin-4-like isoform X2 — MRGRSEHLSFTRKGERKTSSSLFFVPGTGDKSLGVCVYLLMGCSYLIVFFTLPVSLFFCLKVVAEYERAVIFRMGRLLPGGAKGPGIFFILPCIDNYVKVDLRTISFDVPPQEILSKDSVTVAVDAVVYYRVHNPTISITNVEDAQRSTRLLAATTLRNVLGTKTLGDMLIDRDIISSQMQSVLDEATDPWGVKVERVEIKDVRLPVQLQRAMAAEAEAAREARAKVVAAEGEQNASRALKEAADVLAESPSALQLRYLQTLNTISAEKNSTIIFPLPIDLLTGFLGGGHKRSSRKKKRELEIDEDTDDEPTTV; from the exons GGGACAAGTCTTTGGGCGTTTGCGTCTATCTTCTGATGGGCTGCTCATATCTTATTGTATTTTTCACCCTGCCTGTGTCCTTATTCTTCTGTCTCAAG gtTGTTGCAGAGTATGAGCGTGCTGTTATATTCCGTATGGGACGCCTGCTACCCGGTGGTGCTAAGGGACCTggtatattctttatccttccTTGTATTGATAACTACGTGAAAGTCGACTTGAGAACCATATCATTTGATGTACCCCCTCAGGAG ATTTTGTCAAAGGACAGCGTAACAGTTGCTGTAGACGCAGTGGTGTACTACAGAGTCCACAACCCAACCATCTCCATCACCAACGTCGAAGATGCACAACGCTCCACAAGACTCCTCGCTGCTACAACACTACGGAATGTTTTGGGGACAAAAACCCTGGGAGATATGCTCATAGACAGGGACATAATCAGCAGTCAAATGCAATCTGTTTTGGACGAGGCTACGGACCCATGGGGTGTTAAGGTCGAGAGAGTTGAAAT TAAGGATGTACGTTTACCAGTGCAGTTACAGAGAGCTATGGCAGCAGAGGCTGAGGCTGCCAGAGAGGCCAGAGCAAAA GTTGTGGCAGCTGAAGGAGAACAGAATGCATCCAGGGCTCTCAAGGAAGCTGCGGATGTCTTAGCAGAGTCTCCTTCTGCCCTCCAACTGAGATACCTCCAGACTCTCAATACCATCTCAGCGGAGAAGAACTCTACCATCATCTTCCCCTTACCAATCGACCTCCTTACAGGATTTCTTGGAGGAGGTCACAAAAGGTCAAGTCGAAAGAAGAAAAGAGAACTTGAAATTGATGAAGACACGGACGACGAACCAACGACAGTTTGA
- the LOC139947925 gene encoding mechanosensory protein 2-like isoform X5, translated as MGCSYLIVFFTLPVSLFFCLKVVAEYERAVIFRMGRLLPGGAKGPGIFFILPCIDNYVKVDLRTISFDVPPQEILSKDSVTVAVDAVVYYRVHNPTISITNVEDAQRSTRLLAATTLRNVLGTKTLGDMLIDRDIISSQMQSVLDEATDPWGVKVERVEIKDVRLPVQLQRAMAAEAEAAREARAKVVAAEGEQNASRALKEAADVLAESPSALQLRYLQTLNTISAEKNSTIIFPLPIDLLTGFLGGGHKRSSRKKKRELEIDEDTDDEPTTV; from the exons ATGGGCTGCTCATATCTTATTGTATTTTTCACCCTGCCTGTGTCCTTATTCTTCTGTCTCAAG gtTGTTGCAGAGTATGAGCGTGCTGTTATATTCCGTATGGGACGCCTGCTACCCGGTGGTGCTAAGGGACCTggtatattctttatccttccTTGTATTGATAACTACGTGAAAGTCGACTTGAGAACCATATCATTTGATGTACCCCCTCAGGAG ATTTTGTCAAAGGACAGCGTAACAGTTGCTGTAGACGCAGTGGTGTACTACAGAGTCCACAACCCAACCATCTCCATCACCAACGTCGAAGATGCACAACGCTCCACAAGACTCCTCGCTGCTACAACACTACGGAATGTTTTGGGGACAAAAACCCTGGGAGATATGCTCATAGACAGGGACATAATCAGCAGTCAAATGCAATCTGTTTTGGACGAGGCTACGGACCCATGGGGTGTTAAGGTCGAGAGAGTTGAAAT TAAGGATGTACGTTTACCAGTGCAGTTACAGAGAGCTATGGCAGCAGAGGCTGAGGCTGCCAGAGAGGCCAGAGCAAAA GTTGTGGCAGCTGAAGGAGAACAGAATGCATCCAGGGCTCTCAAGGAAGCTGCGGATGTCTTAGCAGAGTCTCCTTCTGCCCTCCAACTGAGATACCTCCAGACTCTCAATACCATCTCAGCGGAGAAGAACTCTACCATCATCTTCCCCTTACCAATCGACCTCCTTACAGGATTTCTTGGAGGAGGTCACAAAAGGTCAAGTCGAAAGAAGAAAAGAGAACTTGAAATTGATGAAGACACGGACGACGAACCAACGACAGTTTGA
- the LOC139947925 gene encoding stomatin-4-like isoform X3 — MRGRSEHLSFTRKGERKTSSSLFFVPGDKSLGVCVYLLMGCSYLIVFFTLPVSLFFCLKVVAEYERAVIFRMGRLLPGGAKGPGIFFILPCIDNYVKVDLRTISFDVPPQEILSKDSVTVAVDAVVYYRVHNPTISITNVEDAQRSTRLLAATTLRNVLGTKTLGDMLIDRDIISSQMQSVLDEATDPWGVKVERVEIKDVRLPVQLQRAMAAEAEAAREARAKVVAAEGEQNASRALKEAADVLAESPSALQLRYLQTLNTISAEKNSTIIFPLPIDLLTGFLGGGHKRSSRKKKRELEIDEDTDDEPTTV; from the exons GGGACAAGTCTTTGGGCGTTTGCGTCTATCTTCTGATGGGCTGCTCATATCTTATTGTATTTTTCACCCTGCCTGTGTCCTTATTCTTCTGTCTCAAG gtTGTTGCAGAGTATGAGCGTGCTGTTATATTCCGTATGGGACGCCTGCTACCCGGTGGTGCTAAGGGACCTggtatattctttatccttccTTGTATTGATAACTACGTGAAAGTCGACTTGAGAACCATATCATTTGATGTACCCCCTCAGGAG ATTTTGTCAAAGGACAGCGTAACAGTTGCTGTAGACGCAGTGGTGTACTACAGAGTCCACAACCCAACCATCTCCATCACCAACGTCGAAGATGCACAACGCTCCACAAGACTCCTCGCTGCTACAACACTACGGAATGTTTTGGGGACAAAAACCCTGGGAGATATGCTCATAGACAGGGACATAATCAGCAGTCAAATGCAATCTGTTTTGGACGAGGCTACGGACCCATGGGGTGTTAAGGTCGAGAGAGTTGAAAT TAAGGATGTACGTTTACCAGTGCAGTTACAGAGAGCTATGGCAGCAGAGGCTGAGGCTGCCAGAGAGGCCAGAGCAAAA GTTGTGGCAGCTGAAGGAGAACAGAATGCATCCAGGGCTCTCAAGGAAGCTGCGGATGTCTTAGCAGAGTCTCCTTCTGCCCTCCAACTGAGATACCTCCAGACTCTCAATACCATCTCAGCGGAGAAGAACTCTACCATCATCTTCCCCTTACCAATCGACCTCCTTACAGGATTTCTTGGAGGAGGTCACAAAAGGTCAAGTCGAAAGAAGAAAAGAGAACTTGAAATTGATGAAGACACGGACGACGAACCAACGACAGTTTGA
- the LOC139947925 gene encoding stomatin-4-like isoform X4 yields the protein MEGSGRAGSNGISPIKDEEEDDLGIGGDKSLGVCVYLLMGCSYLIVFFTLPVSLFFCLKVVAEYERAVIFRMGRLLPGGAKGPGIFFILPCIDNYVKVDLRTISFDVPPQEILSKDSVTVAVDAVVYYRVHNPTISITNVEDAQRSTRLLAATTLRNVLGTKTLGDMLIDRDIISSQMQSVLDEATDPWGVKVERVEIKDVRLPVQLQRAMAAEAEAAREARAKVVAAEGEQNASRALKEAADVLAESPSALQLRYLQTLNTISAEKNSTIIFPLPIDLLTGFLGGGHKRSSRKKKRELEIDEDTDDEPTTV from the exons GGGACAAGTCTTTGGGCGTTTGCGTCTATCTTCTGATGGGCTGCTCATATCTTATTGTATTTTTCACCCTGCCTGTGTCCTTATTCTTCTGTCTCAAG gtTGTTGCAGAGTATGAGCGTGCTGTTATATTCCGTATGGGACGCCTGCTACCCGGTGGTGCTAAGGGACCTggtatattctttatccttccTTGTATTGATAACTACGTGAAAGTCGACTTGAGAACCATATCATTTGATGTACCCCCTCAGGAG ATTTTGTCAAAGGACAGCGTAACAGTTGCTGTAGACGCAGTGGTGTACTACAGAGTCCACAACCCAACCATCTCCATCACCAACGTCGAAGATGCACAACGCTCCACAAGACTCCTCGCTGCTACAACACTACGGAATGTTTTGGGGACAAAAACCCTGGGAGATATGCTCATAGACAGGGACATAATCAGCAGTCAAATGCAATCTGTTTTGGACGAGGCTACGGACCCATGGGGTGTTAAGGTCGAGAGAGTTGAAAT TAAGGATGTACGTTTACCAGTGCAGTTACAGAGAGCTATGGCAGCAGAGGCTGAGGCTGCCAGAGAGGCCAGAGCAAAA GTTGTGGCAGCTGAAGGAGAACAGAATGCATCCAGGGCTCTCAAGGAAGCTGCGGATGTCTTAGCAGAGTCTCCTTCTGCCCTCCAACTGAGATACCTCCAGACTCTCAATACCATCTCAGCGGAGAAGAACTCTACCATCATCTTCCCCTTACCAATCGACCTCCTTACAGGATTTCTTGGAGGAGGTCACAAAAGGTCAAGTCGAAAGAAGAAAAGAGAACTTGAAATTGATGAAGACACGGACGACGAACCAACGACAGTTTGA